A genomic region of Campylobacter corcagiensis contains the following coding sequences:
- a CDS encoding DNA adenine methylase yields MSNYSITSSSCINKASKTTLKAPFGWIGGKSRLARDIVTLMPNHTSYIEVFGGALSVFYAKEKSKIEIINDINSELINLHRVIKSNPQSLAIELNSMLKSREIFEDIKFKRVKPKNNIQKAAFYFYLISLSFGSKKEHFAMCKKNRSAKNIYRDFNAYSKRLKHAVIENLSYEKLIKEHDYKDALFYLDPPYAGTESYYKTGFNINNHKNLADILKKISGKFMLSYNDCEVVRDLYKNFNIKELKTTYSLNANSKNRTTSELLIMNF; encoded by the coding sequence ATGAGTAATTATAGTATTACTTCTTCTTCATGCATAAACAAGGCGAGTAAAACTACTCTAAAAGCCCCATTTGGCTGGATAGGTGGCAAGAGTCGTTTAGCTAGGGATATTGTAACTTTGATGCCAAATCATACTAGCTATATAGAGGTATTTGGTGGTGCGTTATCTGTATTTTATGCAAAAGAAAAAAGCAAAATTGAAATTATAAACGATATCAATAGTGAGCTTATAAATTTGCATAGGGTTATAAAATCTAATCCACAAAGTTTAGCCATCGAGCTTAACTCTATGCTAAAAAGCAGAGAGATTTTTGAAGATATTAAATTTAAAAGAGTTAAACCTAAAAATAATATACAAAAAGCAGCGTTTTATTTTTATCTAATAAGCCTAAGCTTTGGTTCTAAAAAAGAGCACTTTGCAATGTGCAAGAAAAATAGAAGCGCTAAAAATATTTATAGAGATTTTAATGCCTACTCAAAACGATTAAAACATGCAGTAATTGAGAATTTAAGCTATGAAAAACTCATAAAAGAGCATGATTACAAAGATGCCTTATTTTATTTAGACCCACCATATGCAGGAACAGAAAGCTATTATAAAACAGGCTTTAATATAAATAACCATAAAAATTTAGCTGATATTTTAAAAAAAATTAGTGGTAAATTTATGCTAAGCTATAATGATTGTGAAGTAGTTAGAGATCTATACAAGAACTTTAATATCAAGGAGTTAAAAACAACTTACAGTCTAAACGCAAACTCTAAAAATAGAACTACAAGTGAGCTTTTAATAATGAATTTTTAA